From the genome of Rhizobium binae, one region includes:
- a CDS encoding dihydrodipicolinate synthase family protein — protein sequence MARLTADAKGVYLIAVTPFADDGALDLESIDSMVDFYEGAGATGLTVLGQLGEAPKLTAEESRAVVERVLQRLDGRLPVVVGVSAPGLAPMRELAEAVMGEGAAGVMVAPPWTVKTDDQVFAFYQSVGEALGDTPFVLQDYPLTTNVTIAPAVIERIVKEVPSCVMLKHEDWPGLSKITALRAASDRGDMRRISILCGNGGLFLPEEMGRGADGAMTGFCYPEMMVGVVEAYAAGNPDRAHEIFDAYLPLARYEQQQGIGLACRKYVLAKRGVINSATLRKPGARLSALDIADIERLLARQAIRLKEIDA from the coding sequence ATGGCCAGACTGACCGCGGATGCGAAGGGCGTCTATTTGATCGCCGTAACGCCCTTTGCCGATGACGGCGCGCTTGATCTCGAAAGCATCGACAGCATGGTCGATTTCTACGAAGGCGCCGGCGCCACCGGCCTGACGGTGCTTGGCCAACTCGGCGAGGCCCCGAAGCTGACCGCCGAAGAATCGCGCGCCGTCGTCGAACGCGTGTTGCAGCGCCTTGACGGGCGTCTGCCGGTGGTGGTCGGCGTGTCGGCGCCCGGACTTGCTCCGATGCGCGAGCTTGCCGAAGCCGTCATGGGAGAGGGCGCTGCCGGCGTCATGGTTGCGCCGCCGTGGACCGTCAAGACCGACGACCAGGTTTTCGCCTTCTACCAGTCGGTCGGTGAAGCCCTGGGCGACACGCCCTTCGTGCTGCAGGACTATCCCCTTACCACAAATGTGACAATCGCGCCCGCCGTCATCGAGCGCATCGTCAAGGAGGTGCCGAGCTGCGTCATGCTCAAGCATGAGGATTGGCCGGGCCTGTCGAAAATCACCGCCCTTCGCGCCGCTAGCGACAGGGGCGACATGCGGCGCATCTCCATCCTCTGCGGCAATGGCGGGCTTTTCCTGCCCGAGGAAATGGGCCGCGGCGCCGATGGCGCCATGACTGGCTTTTGTTATCCGGAAATGATGGTCGGCGTCGTCGAAGCCTATGCCGCCGGAAATCCCGATCGCGCCCACGAGATATTCGATGCCTATCTGCCGCTCGCCCGCTATGAACAGCAGCAGGGCATCGGTCTCGCCTGCCGCAAATATGTCCTTGCCAAGCGCGGCGTCATCAATTCCGCGACCCTGCGCAAGCCGGGCGCGAGGCTTTCGGCGCTCGACATCGCCGACATCGAGCGGCTTTTGGCCCGTCAGGCCATTCGTCTCAAGGAGATCGACGCATGA
- a CDS encoding GMC family oxidoreductase gives MTWDRSFDFIIAGGGSAACVAAMRLVRDFGFSVLVIERGPRDTARLMSFPAGYMKYLARDDFLEMHHTVPQPQLGGRGPIVPVAKALGGGSAVNAMVYMRGQKEDYDGWAAHLGNVDEWSYEDMLPHFKDLEANSRFNNRYHGISGNLRVSEPRHISDTTEDFILAAQGLGHPYNPDFNGARQNGVGIMQHTFAPWGRRIERSDAKKAFLDPLAGDTRLEIVTQARVDRILIENGRAIGVIYTSNGESRRALAGREVLVASGTYNSAKLMMLSGIGPADHLREHGIAVAADLPGVGANLQDHHEVPVIASTKSKSGYFGQDRGWPMIRNGLQYLLFNSGPVTTTGIESCLFYDPDGGDRPTIQLYCAPIVYLDRDVSSAKPTYGVTFTSCLLRPKARGSVRLRSANPGEQPLVDCNFFGHPDDLRLTLASLKTARRLLETEPFKSKIAEEILPGRSLQDEASLVKFAGQTVKTNYHPSGSLRMGPAIDPMSVVNDRLRVRGVDGLRVIDCSIIPFIPSGNTNAPAMAIGSKAASMIAEDYQ, from the coding sequence ATGACTTGGGACAGGAGTTTCGACTTCATCATAGCTGGCGGCGGATCGGCGGCCTGCGTTGCCGCCATGCGGCTGGTGCGCGACTTCGGCTTTTCGGTGCTCGTCATCGAGCGCGGACCACGCGACACGGCACGGCTGATGTCCTTTCCCGCCGGCTATATGAAATATCTCGCCCGCGACGATTTTCTCGAAATGCACCATACCGTCCCGCAACCCCAGCTCGGCGGGCGCGGACCGATCGTGCCCGTTGCAAAGGCTCTCGGCGGCGGCAGCGCCGTCAACGCCATGGTCTACATGCGCGGCCAGAAGGAGGATTATGACGGCTGGGCCGCCCATCTCGGCAATGTAGACGAATGGTCCTACGAAGACATGCTGCCGCATTTCAAAGACCTCGAGGCCAATAGCCGCTTCAACAACCGCTACCACGGCATATCAGGCAATCTGCGTGTTTCAGAACCGCGCCACATCTCCGATACGACGGAGGATTTCATCCTGGCGGCGCAGGGGCTTGGCCATCCCTACAATCCCGACTTCAACGGCGCGCGGCAGAACGGCGTCGGCATCATGCAGCATACTTTCGCGCCGTGGGGCCGGCGCATTGAGCGATCCGATGCCAAAAAGGCGTTTCTCGATCCTCTTGCAGGCGACACCAGGCTGGAGATCGTCACGCAGGCGCGGGTCGATCGCATTCTGATCGAAAACGGGCGGGCCATCGGCGTCATCTATACCAGCAACGGCGAAAGCCGCAGAGCCCTTGCCGGACGCGAGGTACTCGTCGCGTCCGGTACCTACAACAGCGCCAAGCTGATGATGCTGTCCGGCATCGGTCCGGCCGACCATCTTCGCGAACACGGCATCGCCGTTGCCGCCGATCTTCCCGGTGTCGGCGCCAATCTCCAGGACCACCACGAGGTTCCGGTCATCGCCTCGACGAAATCGAAATCCGGCTATTTCGGCCAGGATCGCGGCTGGCCGATGATCCGCAACGGCCTGCAATATCTGTTGTTCAATTCCGGCCCCGTCACCACGACGGGCATCGAATCCTGCCTCTTCTATGATCCCGATGGCGGCGACCGTCCGACCATCCAGCTGTATTGCGCGCCGATCGTCTATCTCGACCGCGACGTTTCGTCGGCAAAGCCGACCTACGGGGTGACCTTCACCTCCTGCCTGTTGCGGCCGAAGGCGCGCGGCAGCGTCAGGCTGCGCTCTGCCAACCCTGGTGAACAGCCGCTGGTCGATTGCAATTTCTTCGGCCATCCCGACGACCTCCGCTTGACGCTCGCCTCGCTGAAGACCGCACGCCGGCTCCTTGAGACGGAGCCTTTCAAGAGCAAGATCGCCGAGGAGATCCTGCCGGGACGATCGCTTCAGGACGAGGCGTCGCTGGTAAAATTCGCCGGCCAGACCGTCAAGACGAACTACCATCCTTCCGGCAGCCTGAGGATGGGCCCGGCGATCGATCCCATGTCGGTGGTCAACGACCGGCTGCGGGTGCGCGGCGTCGACGGGCTGAGGGTGATCGATTGCTCGATCATTCCCTTTATCCCGTCAGGCAACACCAATGCACCGGCGATGGCGATCGGATCGAAGGCGGCAAGCATGATTGCCGAGGACTACCAATGA
- a CDS encoding GNAT family N-acetyltransferase → MTIDIRILRDELPGQITGFAREAWQEGHFHITRLVDDWSAGDIRFAREGERLLGAFMDEALVGIGGMIVEPSVPAAMRMRRFYVRPEMRGRGVGHMMALALLEHARRFSSFVTVRAGNDGAAKFWESLGFQPVGQDGYSHVLELHGLGRNGLGSDDKVR, encoded by the coding sequence ATGACGATCGATATCCGCATTCTCCGCGATGAATTGCCCGGTCAGATCACGGGGTTTGCGCGCGAAGCTTGGCAGGAAGGCCATTTCCATATTACCCGTCTTGTCGATGACTGGTCGGCTGGCGACATCAGGTTTGCGCGTGAGGGCGAAAGGCTGCTTGGTGCCTTTATGGATGAGGCACTCGTGGGTATCGGGGGCATGATCGTCGAACCTTCCGTCCCGGCAGCCATGCGGATGCGGCGCTTCTACGTGCGTCCGGAGATGCGCGGTCGCGGTGTCGGCCACATGATGGCGCTGGCTTTATTGGAGCATGCACGGCGATTCAGCAGTTTCGTGACCGTCCGTGCGGGAAACGACGGCGCAGCGAAATTCTGGGAATCGCTCGGATTTCAGCCCGTCGGGCAGGATGGCTACAGCCACGTTCTTGAGCTGCATGGACTCGGTCGAAATGGCCTGGGCTCAGATGACAAGGTCAGATAG